One Hordeum vulgare subsp. vulgare chromosome 4H, MorexV3_pseudomolecules_assembly, whole genome shotgun sequence DNA window includes the following coding sequences:
- the LOC123449856 gene encoding uncharacterized protein LOC123449856, whose translation MLVRSASTPVLGALHATSGAGGGGGGGGHSPAVHFAESSPTVAYHPSPISCSLSSDHERSRGGGLRRACSDGNLAALGGRADDLHHHHLPPRSRPALETIRSFTARDGDRDEEEEDEDDDRETSFGALGLGSSMHAQEHPLFLARGLGIDRLGSGLLNADCGGAGGIDGGGYLVASGGGGGDGSGIEIHYKRLIDEDPCNGLFLRNYAQFLYQVKGDRRRAEEYYSRAILADPNDGELLSEYAKLVWEVHGDEERASSYFDRAARADPHNTHVLAAQAAFLWDTDDGAGPGPEDGDDAMSYAGFPAAHPSMASATS comes from the exons ATGCTGGTGAGGAGCGCGTCCACGCCGGTGCTCGGCGCGCTGCACGCCACCTccggggccggcggcggcggcggcggcggcggccactcCCCGGCCGTCCACTTCGCCGAGTCCTCGCCCACGGTCGCGTACCACCCGTCGCCCATCTCCTGCAGCCTGTCCTCCGACCACGAGCGCTCTCGCGGGGGCGGCCTGCGCCGCGCGTGCTCGGACGGCAACCTGGCCGCGCTGGGCGGCCGCGCGGacgacctccaccaccaccacctgccgCCGCGGTCCAGGCCGGCGCTCGAGACGATCCGGTCCTTCACGGCGCGCGACGGGGAcagggacgaggaggaggaggatgaggacgatGACCGAGAGACGAGCTTCGGGGCGCTCGGCCTCGGCAGCAGCATGCACGCGCAGGAGCACCCGCTGTTCCTGGCCAGGGGCCTCGGGATCGACCGGCTGGGGTCGGGCCTGCTGAACGCCGACTGCGGCGGTGCCGGCGGCATCGACGGCGGCGGCTACCTGGTGGCCTCCGGCGGCGGGGGAGGGGACGGCTCCGGCATCGAGATCCACTACAAGAGGCTCATCGACGAGGACCCCTGCAACGGCCTCTTCCTCAGGAACTACGCGCAGTTCCTCTACCAG GTGAAGGGGGATCGCCGGAGGGCGGAGGAGTACTACTCCCGCGCGATCCTGGCGGACCCCAACGACGGCGAGCTGCTGTCGGAGTACGCCAAGCTGGTGTGGGAGGTGCACGGCGACGAGGAGCGCGCCTCCAGCTACTTCGACCGGGCGGCCAGGGCCGACCCGCACAACACCCACGTCCTCGCCGCGCAGGCCGCCTTCCTGTGGGACACCGACGACGGCGCCGGCCCCGGCCCCGAAGACGGCGACGATGCCATGAGCTACGCCGGGTTCCCGGCCGCTCACCCGTCCATGGCTTCCGCCACGAGCTGA
- the LOC123447386 gene encoding aspartic proteinase CDR1-like: protein MTQCRREWLLASCIISVLLFAPIVCEALSVGASDVSPPALTPHFIKQADERGIPHVLGVVLPVVFLACVLASMTLVLLITKFASESENGFNDLQFSGSLDDQARLVHSLSITLSFVEIVRSIGMLTYNTGYLKVLLLFILAPTMASSTGCPSPTFDGALEFPLFHRDHSCVQQHLGNTRSSGNIVEMDLPLPIDLIQNGDINNFLFLMPIKLGTPPVWNLVAVDTGATLSFVQCEPCTLRCHKQTDAGEIFDPSKSESFSRVGCSENKCRTVQRALHLQSKACMEKEDSCLYSMTFGGTSSYSVGKLVRDRLAIGKYAKGYSFPDFLFGCSLDTEYHQYEAGLVGFADEPFSFFEQVAPLVNYKAFSYCFPSDRRKTGYLSIGDYTRVNSTYTPLFLARQQSRYALKLDEVLVNGMALVTTPSEMIVDSGSRWTILLSDTFTQLDAAITEAMRPLGYNRNYYRGSDYICFEDAHFQQFSDWAALPVVELKFDMGVKMALQPQSSFHFNNDYGLCTYFMRDASLGSGVQLLGNTMTRSVGITFDIQGGQFGFRKGDC, encoded by the exons ATGACGCAATGTAGGAGAGAATGGCTGCTCGCGTCGTGCATCATCTCCGTGCTGCTCTTCGCACCAATCGTCTGCGAAGCATTGTCCGTTGGCGCAAGTGACGTCTCGCCGCCTGCGCTGACGccacacttcatcaagcaagcagacGAACGG GGAATACCGCATGTTCTTGGGGTCGTTCTGCCGGTCGTCTTCCTGGCTTGCGTCCTCGCATCAATGACCCTCGTTTTGCTTATCACCAAG TTCGCCTCCGAGTCAGAAAATGGATTCAATGACCTTCAGTTCTCTGGTTCATTGGATGATCAAGCACG GTTGGTACACTCTCTAAGCATCACGTTGTCGTTTGTAGAGATCGTCAGATCCATTGGCATGTTGACATACAACACTGGGTACCTCAAAGTATTACTCCTCTTCATCCTTGCACCAACTATGGCGTCTTCCACCGGCTGCCCCTCCCCAACCTTCG ACGGGGCACTTGAGTTCCCATTGTTTCACAGGGACCATTCATGCGTCCAACAACACCTCGGCAATACGAGGTCATCTGGAAACATCGTTGAGATGGACCTGCCGCTGCCGATTGACTTGATACAGAATGGTGATATAAACAACTTCCTCTTTCTTATGCCCATCAAGCTGGGCACTCCACCGGTCTGGAATCTCGTGGCAGTCGACACTGGAGCAACACTTTCTTTTGTTCAGTGCGAACCATGCACTCTCCGGTGCCACAAGCAAACGGATGCCGGGGAAATATTTGATCCTAGCAAGTCGGAGAGTTTCAGCCGTGTTGGGTGCTCGGAAAACAAGTGCCGCACAGTCCAACGGGCGCTACATCTCCAATCCAAAGCATGCATGGAGAAAGAGGACAGTTGCCTCTACAGTATGACATTCGGAGGAACATCTTCGTATTCCGTCGGCAAGCTAGTGAGGGACAGGCTCGCAATCGGGAAGTATGCCAAGGGATACAGCTTCCCCGATTTCCTCTTCGGATGCAGCTTGGACACAGAGTATCATCAATATGAGGCTGGCCTAGTCGGATTCGCTGACGAGCCGTTTTCATTTTTCGAACAAGTAGCACCGCTGGTCAACTACAAGGCCTTTAGCTACTGCTTTCCAAGCGACAGAAGGAAGACGGGGTACTTGTCCATTGGGGATTACACCCGTGTCAACTCCACTTATACTCCCTTATTCCTGGCTCGGCAACAATCAAGGTATGCACTGAAGCTGGATGAGGTGTTGGTCAATGGGATGGCGTTGGTCACAACCCCCTCAGAAATGATTGTAGACTCCGGGTCCAGATGGACAATACTGCTGTCGGATACCTTCACCCAACTTGATGCAGCAATCACCGAGGCTATGCGACCTCTGGGGTATAATCGCAACTATTACAGGGGATCAGATTACATCTGCTTCGAGGACGCCCACTTTCAACAATTCAGCGATTGGGCCGCTCTGCCAGTAGTGGAGCTGAAGTTCGACATGGGTGTCAAAATGGCTCTGCAACCCCAAAGCTCGTTCCACTTTAATAACGACTATGGACTATGCACTTACTTCATGAGGGATGCAAGTCTGGGAAGCGGTGTGCAGCTACTAGGAAACACGATGACACGGTCTGTTGGCATCACATTTGATATCCAGGGGGGTCAATTTGGGTTCCGCAAAGGAGACTGCTGA
- the LOC123449857 gene encoding 54S ribosomal protein L19, mitochondrial-like, with protein sequence MATLKDVATRKPILATIRLLVPAGAARPAPPVGPALGFYRLNLMAFCKDFNARTQKYKAETPMQVTLTAYKDSTFEFVVKSPSVSWFLKKAAGIESASSRPGHNMVTSLSLRHVYEIAKLKQSDPFCKHMSLEALCKSIIGTAKSMGIEIVKDL encoded by the coding sequence ATGGCAACACTTAAAGATGTGGCAACACGGAAACCTATTCTAGCAACAATCCGCCTCCTGGTTCCTGCTGGAGCAGCCCGCCCGGCACCACCTGTCGGACCAGCTCTGGGTTTCTACAGGCTCAATCTGATGGCATTCTGCAAGGATTTCAACGCCAGGACGCAGAAGTACAAGGCAGAGACTCCGATGCAAGTCACGCTGACCGCCTACAAGGACAGCACCTTCGAGTTTGTGGTCAAgtcgccatcggtctcatggttCCTCAAGAAAGCGGCGGGCATCGAGAGCGCGAGCAGCCGTCCGGGCCACAACATGGTGACGTCCCTCTCGCTCCGCCATGTCTATGAGATCGCAAAGCTGAAGCAGTCCGACCCGTTCTGCAAGCACATGTCCCTCGAGGCCCTGTGCAAGTCCATCATCGGCACGGCCAAGTCCATGGGCATTGAAATCGTGAAGGATCTCTGA